Proteins found in one Serinicoccus marinus DSM 15273 genomic segment:
- a CDS encoding HIT family protein, with protein MSCLFCRIIAGEEPAHVVLDREHVVGFLDVRPLFKGHVLLVPREHVDTLTELPDALVEPFFATVREVAAVVRDELGAQGTFVAMNNTVSQSVPHLHAHVVPRTKGDGLRGFFWPRVRYADGEAARYAKELRAALS; from the coding sequence ATGTCCTGCCTGTTCTGCCGCATCATCGCCGGCGAGGAGCCCGCGCACGTGGTCCTGGACCGCGAGCACGTGGTGGGCTTCCTCGACGTCCGTCCGCTCTTCAAGGGCCACGTGCTCCTCGTCCCGCGCGAGCACGTCGACACCCTGACCGAGCTGCCGGACGCCCTGGTCGAGCCGTTCTTCGCCACCGTGCGCGAGGTCGCCGCGGTCGTGCGCGACGAGCTCGGGGCGCAGGGCACCTTCGTCGCGATGAACAACACCGTCAGTCAGTCGGTGCCGCACCTGCACGCGCACGTGGTGCCGCGGACGAAGGGGGATGGTCTCCGGGGCTTCTTCTGGCCTCGGGTGAGGTATGCCGACGGTGAGGCCGCGCGGTATGCCAAGGAGCTGCGGGCGGCTCTGAGCTGA
- a CDS encoding potassium channel family protein — protein MNRLERWESRTQIPLMIAALVFLVAFAVPIVDPGLPTGLRGTLMTVQDVVWVIFLVDYVYRLVVAPKKWEFVRRHPIDLAAVALPALRPLRLVAALSFVHQVAGEKLRGHVAMYVGVATILVVTISSLAVLNVERGEPGASIETWQDALWWSFVTVTTVGYGDYSPVTVEGRLFAVGLMLCGIALLGIVTASLASWLIERIAEPDPARQPATAADVTALTEQVRELRAEVAALRGEEGP, from the coding sequence ATGAACCGCCTGGAGCGCTGGGAGTCCCGCACCCAGATCCCCCTCATGATCGCCGCCCTCGTCTTCCTGGTCGCCTTCGCGGTGCCGATCGTCGACCCCGGCCTGCCGACGGGGCTGCGAGGCACCCTCATGACGGTCCAGGACGTCGTCTGGGTGATCTTCCTGGTGGACTACGTCTACCGCCTCGTCGTGGCACCGAAGAAGTGGGAGTTCGTCCGCAGGCACCCGATCGACCTCGCGGCCGTCGCACTCCCCGCCCTGCGCCCGCTGCGTCTCGTCGCCGCGCTGTCCTTCGTGCACCAGGTGGCCGGGGAGAAGCTGCGGGGCCACGTCGCGATGTATGTCGGTGTCGCGACGATCCTCGTCGTCACCATCTCCTCCCTCGCCGTCCTCAACGTCGAGCGCGGCGAGCCGGGGGCCAGCATCGAGACCTGGCAGGACGCCCTGTGGTGGTCCTTCGTCACGGTGACGACCGTCGGCTACGGCGACTACTCGCCGGTCACGGTCGAGGGTCGGCTCTTCGCCGTCGGGCTCATGCTCTGCGGCATCGCCCTGCTCGGCATCGTCACCGCCAGCCTGGCCTCCTGGTTGATCGAGCGGATCGCCGAGCCCGACCCGGCCAGGCAGCCGGCCACCGCCGCCGACGTCACGGCGCTCACCGAGCAGGTGCGCGAGCTGCGGGCCGAGGTCGCAGCGCTGCGCGGGGAGGAGGGACCCTGA
- a CDS encoding TM0106 family RecB-like putative nuclease, whose amino-acid sequence MFALDGHRLVWSPSDLGAALDCEFSFLRGLDAQLGWAEPPATAPDPMGEHLAALGQRHEDELLAAYRQQGEVLELARPQWPPTLVGLRESAQATVRALQGPARTLSQACVFDGEMLGFADVVERVEDGWRVCDAKLARSASARALVQLGAYAEQLRGLGVPTSATVSLLLGSGERLDVATADVAGVFREVRARFRRLVRGHVAAGEPTSWEQGRYAACGRCEECRRAVEEHQDLLLVAGVHGVQREQLRATGLRTVADLARATERPPDMPAETFERLRAQAALQAGTPPGEAAYALLGTAATTLALLPAPSEGDLFFDFEGDPHHHEGDRSRTGLQYLWGTTDTAGSYTAVWAHSFAEERAAFVAFVDDLGARRLRWPDLHVYHYAPYETSALKAMAMRYQVREEELDVLLRAEVFVDLYAVVRGSVMTSAPSYSIKALEPLYMGAELRSEDGVVSGDASILAYHEFRLWAQEDPERAMERLDALADYNAYDCRSTLGLRDWLLERAQEAGVRHLVVPRALDDEPREAAQEQDALMAALTARSGPDTRSRRSTAEQAYAMLATALGYHAREAKQFWWGHYDRLGHPLGSWARSRDVFAVESAEVVADWEHPGGRARSLQRTVRLTGDWGRGSTVRDRGQLVYPTPAPTGSRGPEGAPFAAADPSAVAPDPHDARVLVVSERRKEAETFADLPVALVPAAPPDARQLAEAIARVAQESARAPDLPAAPALDLLARRPPRLLGREALPHSGDVVEDVVSALLALDRSYLAIQGPPGTGKTYTGSLVIRRLVEEHGWRVGVVAQSHAVVENVLGGVVDAGLDPELVGKSKNETPHRPWVDVTDNVGGRAAFLEDHRETGCVLGGTAWTFSHPDLVQPGGLDLLVVDEAGQFALAPTIAVGAAAARLLLLGDPQQLPQVSQGTHAEPVDESALGWLMHGEPTLDPAHGYFLEQTYRMHPAVTATVSELAYAGQLGSAAPAAARSLDGVEPGLEVVRVAHAGNRTESPEEAAEVVRQVRAYLGATWEDPADPATPRPLGPADVLVVAPYNAQVVLIRGALEEAGLDGVRVGTVDKFQGQEAVVAILSMTASSAADVPRGMGFLLSRNRLNVAISRARWRAVLIRSEALTAHLPSSADALLQLGAFVALCDAGASRADGDGGRAG is encoded by the coding sequence ATGTTCGCGCTCGACGGTCATCGGCTGGTGTGGAGCCCGTCCGACCTCGGGGCAGCGCTGGACTGCGAGTTCTCCTTCCTCCGCGGTCTCGACGCGCAGCTCGGGTGGGCCGAGCCGCCCGCCACCGCACCCGATCCCATGGGGGAGCACCTGGCCGCGCTCGGGCAGCGGCACGAGGACGAGCTGCTCGCGGCCTACCGGCAACAGGGCGAGGTGCTCGAGCTGGCGCGACCGCAGTGGCCCCCGACGCTCGTCGGGCTGCGGGAGTCGGCACAGGCCACCGTCCGGGCGCTGCAGGGCCCGGCCCGGACGCTGTCCCAGGCCTGCGTCTTCGACGGGGAGATGCTCGGCTTCGCCGACGTCGTGGAGCGGGTCGAGGACGGCTGGCGGGTGTGCGACGCCAAGCTGGCCCGCTCGGCATCGGCCCGGGCGCTGGTCCAGCTGGGTGCCTACGCCGAGCAGCTGCGCGGGCTGGGTGTGCCGACCTCGGCCACGGTCAGCCTGCTGCTGGGTTCGGGGGAGCGGCTCGACGTCGCGACCGCCGACGTCGCCGGGGTCTTCCGGGAGGTGCGCGCCCGCTTCCGCCGCCTGGTGCGCGGGCACGTCGCCGCGGGCGAACCCACGAGCTGGGAGCAGGGGAGGTATGCCGCGTGCGGGCGCTGCGAGGAGTGCCGGCGGGCGGTCGAGGAGCACCAGGACCTCCTCCTCGTCGCCGGGGTGCACGGCGTGCAGCGGGAGCAGCTGCGCGCCACCGGGCTGCGCACCGTCGCCGACCTCGCCCGGGCGACCGAGCGGCCGCCGGACATGCCTGCGGAGACCTTCGAGCGGCTGCGGGCCCAGGCGGCGCTGCAGGCGGGCACCCCACCCGGGGAGGCGGCATACGCCCTGCTCGGGACGGCCGCGACGACCCTGGCCCTGCTGCCGGCACCCAGCGAGGGCGACCTCTTCTTCGACTTCGAGGGCGACCCGCACCACCACGAGGGGGACCGCTCCCGGACCGGGTTGCAGTACCTCTGGGGGACGACCGACACGGCGGGCAGCTACACCGCGGTGTGGGCGCACTCGTTCGCCGAGGAGCGTGCGGCCTTCGTGGCGTTCGTGGACGACCTGGGTGCACGCCGTCTACGGTGGCCGGACCTGCACGTCTACCACTACGCGCCGTACGAGACGTCCGCGCTCAAGGCGATGGCCATGCGCTACCAGGTGCGTGAGGAGGAGCTCGACGTCCTGCTGCGCGCGGAGGTCTTCGTCGACCTGTATGCCGTCGTCCGCGGCTCGGTGATGACCTCGGCGCCGTCCTACAGCATCAAGGCGCTGGAGCCGCTCTACATGGGTGCCGAGCTGCGGTCCGAGGACGGCGTGGTCAGCGGCGACGCGTCCATCCTGGCCTACCACGAGTTCCGGCTCTGGGCGCAGGAGGACCCGGAGCGGGCCATGGAGCGGCTGGACGCGCTCGCCGACTACAACGCCTACGACTGCCGGTCGACCCTGGGGCTGCGCGACTGGCTGCTGGAGCGGGCGCAGGAGGCAGGTGTCCGTCACCTCGTCGTGCCGCGCGCCCTCGACGACGAGCCACGGGAGGCGGCGCAGGAGCAGGACGCCCTCATGGCGGCGCTGACCGCGCGCTCCGGGCCCGACACCCGGTCGCGCCGCTCCACGGCCGAGCAGGCCTACGCCATGCTGGCCACGGCGCTCGGCTACCACGCCCGGGAGGCCAAGCAGTTCTGGTGGGGGCACTACGACCGGTTGGGTCATCCGTTGGGGTCGTGGGCCCGTTCCCGCGACGTCTTCGCGGTCGAGTCCGCCGAGGTGGTGGCGGACTGGGAGCACCCGGGAGGCCGGGCCCGCTCGCTGCAGCGCACCGTCCGGCTGACCGGCGACTGGGGCCGGGGCAGCACGGTCCGTGACCGGGGCCAGCTGGTCTACCCCACGCCCGCACCGACCGGGTCCCGAGGCCCGGAGGGTGCGCCGTTCGCCGCGGCTGATCCGTCTGCGGTCGCGCCCGACCCGCACGACGCGCGCGTGCTGGTCGTGTCCGAGCGGCGCAAGGAGGCCGAGACGTTCGCCGACCTGCCGGTGGCGCTGGTGCCCGCGGCACCACCGGACGCGAGGCAGCTCGCCGAGGCCATCGCCCGGGTGGCGCAGGAGTCGGCACGAGCGCCCGACCTCCCGGCCGCACCCGCCCTCGATCTGCTGGCCCGTCGGCCCCCGCGGCTGCTCGGTCGGGAGGCGCTGCCGCACTCGGGTGACGTGGTCGAGGACGTCGTGTCGGCGCTGCTCGCGCTGGACCGCAGCTACCTCGCCATCCAGGGTCCGCCCGGCACCGGCAAGACCTACACCGGCTCGCTGGTGATCCGACGGCTCGTCGAGGAGCACGGCTGGCGGGTCGGGGTCGTGGCGCAGTCGCACGCGGTGGTGGAGAACGTCCTCGGCGGCGTCGTGGACGCCGGCCTGGACCCCGAGCTGGTCGGCAAGTCGAAGAACGAGACGCCCCACCGTCCCTGGGTCGACGTGACGGACAACGTCGGTGGCCGGGCGGCCTTCCTGGAGGACCACCGCGAGACCGGGTGCGTGCTCGGCGGGACGGCCTGGACGTTCTCCCACCCCGACCTGGTCCAGCCGGGTGGGCTGGACCTGCTCGTCGTGGACGAGGCCGGGCAGTTCGCCCTCGCGCCGACCATCGCGGTGGGCGCTGCGGCAGCCCGTCTGCTGCTGCTCGGCGACCCGCAGCAGCTGCCGCAGGTCAGCCAGGGCACGCACGCGGAGCCGGTGGACGAGTCGGCGCTGGGATGGCTGATGCATGGCGAGCCCACGCTGGACCCGGCGCACGGGTACTTCCTCGAGCAGACCTACCGCATGCACCCGGCGGTCACCGCGACCGTGTCGGAGCTGGCGTATGCCGGTCAGCTCGGGTCGGCGGCGCCGGCCGCTGCCCGGTCGCTCGACGGGGTCGAGCCCGGGCTGGAGGTCGTGCGGGTGGCTCACGCAGGCAACCGCACCGAGTCGCCGGAGGAGGCCGCCGAGGTCGTCCGCCAGGTGCGGGCCTACCTCGGCGCGACCTGGGAGGACCCGGCAGACCCTGCCACGCCCCGGCCGCTCGGTCCCGCTGACGTGCTGGTCGTGGCGCCCTACAACGCCCAGGTGGTGCTCATCCGCGGCGCGCTCGAGGAGGCCGGGCTCGACGGGGTCCGGGTCGGCACGGTCGACAAGTTCCAGGGCCAGGAGGCGGTGGTCGCGATCCTGTCCATGACCGCGTCCTCGGCGGCCGACGTGCCGCGCGGCATGGGCTTCCTCCTCAGCCGCAACCGGCTCAACGTGGCGATCTCCCGCGCGCGGTGGAGGGCGGTGCTCATCCGCTCCGAGGCCCTCACCGCCCACCTGCCCTCGAGCGCCGACGCGCTGCTGCAGCTCGGTGCCTTCGTCGCCCTGTGCGACGCCGGTGCCTCGCGCGCTGACGGCGACGGCGGGCGGGCCGGGTGA
- a CDS encoding class I SAM-dependent methyltransferase: protein MSVGRYGPLTARAYDLLSGEPVYVVGRRLAIPALGLRPGERVLDVGCGTGLNLSALMHDVGPTGLVVGLDRSAAMLGRAGRRRTRSHDGRLRLVEGDMTDPRALVEAAAGRAFDAVLFTYSLSLAPDPGPAWRAVRDVLRSGARVGVVDMARPTGNAAWASPLAQAACWLGGADIDAHPWTVVEPDLSGTRSWSRWGGHVRVCVGTWGG, encoded by the coding sequence GTGAGCGTGGGGCGCTACGGACCCCTGACCGCACGCGCCTATGACCTGCTGTCCGGTGAGCCGGTCTATGTCGTGGGCCGACGCCTCGCGATCCCCGCGCTGGGGCTGCGGCCGGGTGAGCGCGTGCTGGACGTCGGCTGCGGGACCGGGCTCAACCTGTCTGCCCTCATGCACGACGTGGGTCCGACCGGGCTCGTGGTGGGGCTGGACCGCAGCGCCGCGATGCTCGGGCGGGCCGGCCGGCGTCGGACCAGGAGCCACGATGGTCGCCTGCGCCTCGTGGAGGGCGATATGACAGACCCGAGGGCGCTGGTGGAGGCGGCCGCAGGGCGCGCGTTCGACGCCGTGCTCTTCACCTACTCGCTGTCGCTCGCCCCCGACCCCGGCCCGGCGTGGCGCGCCGTCCGCGACGTGCTGCGGTCGGGGGCACGCGTCGGCGTGGTCGACATGGCCCGTCCCACCGGGAACGCGGCCTGGGCCTCGCCGCTCGCCCAGGCCGCGTGCTGGCTCGGCGGCGCCGACATCGACGCCCACCCGTGGACCGTCGTCGAGCCCGACTTGAGTGGCACGAGGTCCTGGAGCCGCTGGGGCGGGCACGTCCGGGTCTGCGTCGGGACCTGGGGTGGGTGA
- a CDS encoding prenyltransferase, with the protein MGEGRRRRPWGGRGAAAFRLSRPDQVLLVLVVAAVGWLAGSRGASTEQGSTLAGAGGAPCGAGLAPLGVLTAAAGVLAVAVSVHAVNEFADAATDARTVRTRFSGGSGALADHGLPAVFALRVALAAGGAAVVVVGVGLVTGWVSGLVAVLLLVGLVGGWTYSVGPWPWSRHGWGEVVNAVLGGLLLPATGAVVAGAPLGWSVRVFVPFALLTFVNLLETQWPDREADWSVGKHTLASRPSAPVLRRAGAVAILAAYLVSVVVHPWPVAAAGLLVAPLSVYAVARLGHGPPGPSVAAMVLFLLLHGAAWVLA; encoded by the coding sequence GTGGGTGAGGGGCGACGCCGTCGGCCGTGGGGCGGGCGGGGTGCCGCCGCGTTCCGGCTGAGCCGACCGGACCAGGTGCTGCTCGTCCTCGTGGTCGCGGCGGTCGGCTGGCTGGCCGGATCGAGGGGTGCGTCGACCGAGCAGGGATCGACGCTGGCCGGGGCCGGCGGTGCGCCCTGTGGTGCCGGGTTGGCGCCTCTCGGCGTCCTGACGGCGGCTGCCGGTGTGCTCGCCGTGGCGGTGAGCGTGCATGCCGTCAACGAGTTCGCGGACGCTGCCACCGACGCCCGCACCGTGCGGACACGCTTCTCCGGGGGCAGCGGCGCGCTCGCGGACCACGGGCTGCCCGCGGTCTTCGCCCTGCGGGTCGCTCTGGCTGCGGGCGGTGCCGCGGTGGTCGTGGTCGGGGTGGGGCTGGTGACCGGGTGGGTGAGCGGGCTCGTCGCGGTGCTCCTTCTCGTCGGGCTCGTCGGGGGATGGACCTACTCGGTGGGGCCCTGGCCCTGGTCGCGGCACGGCTGGGGCGAGGTGGTCAACGCGGTGCTCGGCGGCCTGCTGCTTCCGGCGACCGGGGCCGTGGTCGCCGGGGCGCCGCTCGGCTGGTCCGTGCGGGTCTTCGTGCCCTTCGCGCTGCTGACCTTCGTCAACCTGCTCGAGACCCAGTGGCCGGACCGCGAGGCCGACTGGTCCGTCGGCAAGCACACTCTCGCCTCCAGGCCGTCCGCGCCGGTGCTGCGACGCGCCGGCGCAGTGGCGATCCTCGCGGCATACCTGGTGAGCGTGGTCGTGCACCCCTGGCCGGTGGCAGCCGCCGGCCTGCTCGTCGCGCCGCTGTCGGTGTATGCCGTCGCCCGCCTCGGGCACGGCCCGCCCGGCCCGTCGGTCGCGGCCATGGTGCTCTTCCTGCTGCTGCACGGTGCCGCCTGGGTGCTCGCCTGA
- a CDS encoding tyrosine-type recombinase/integrase, translating into MDGLPEGFRFHDLRHYFASMLIASGLDVKVVQTRLRHASARTTARRLRPPHARLGRHLTGSRLGRARAACGFRLARTLSWKHRGPDQRLCWSGPLSDQMSKYSSNSCGCGRRRIGVISLARL; encoded by the coding sequence GTGGACGGACTGCCGGAGGGGTTCAGATTCCACGACCTGCGGCACTACTTCGCGTCCATGCTCATCGCGTCCGGGCTCGACGTGAAGGTGGTGCAGACGCGGCTGCGGCACGCTTCGGCCAGGACCACCGCTCGACGTCTACGGCCACCTCATGCCCGACTCGGACGACACCTCACGGGCAGCCGTCTCGGCCGTGCTCGGGCAGCGTGCGGCTTCCGGCTAGCACGGACACTTTCATGGAAACATCGAGGCCCTGACCAGCGTTTGTGCTGGTCAGGGCCTCTCTCCGATCAGATGTCGAAGTACAGCTCGAACTCGTGCGGGTGCGGACGCAGGCGCATCGGCGTGATCTCGTTGGCCCGCTTGTAG
- the glnA gene encoding type I glutamate--ammonia ligase yields the protein MFSNADEVLAYIKDEDVKFIDVRFCDLPGVMQHFNVPAGSFDQDAFDTGQMFDGSSIRGFKSIHESDMKLIPDPQTAYVDQFRAEKTLIMNFSIVDPFTDEPYERDPRQIARKAEEHLASTGIADTAFFGAEAEFYVFDDVRFATGPSGGYYHIDSIEAAWNTGRSEDGGNRGYKPRFKGGYFPVPPVDHFADIRDRMVLDLATVGLDVERAHHEVGTAGQQEINYKFNTLLHSGDDMMKFKYVIKNSAWAAGKTATFMPKPLFGDNGSGMHTHQSLWKDGEPLFYDENGYGGLSDIARWYIGGLLQHGPALLAFTNPSLNSYHRLVPGFEAPINLVYSARNRSACVRIPITGSSAKAKRVEYRVPDPSANPYLAFSAQLMAGLDGIKNRIEPPEPVDKDLYELPPEDLADIAQLPTSLPEVLDALEDDHAFLTEGEVFTEDLLGAWVDYKRANEITPMRLRPHPHEFELYFDI from the coding sequence ATGTTCAGCAATGCCGATGAGGTGCTCGCCTACATCAAGGACGAGGACGTCAAGTTCATCGACGTCAGGTTCTGCGACCTGCCCGGTGTGATGCAGCACTTCAACGTCCCGGCGGGGAGCTTCGACCAGGACGCGTTCGACACCGGCCAGATGTTCGACGGGTCCTCGATCCGCGGCTTCAAGTCGATCCACGAGTCGGACATGAAGCTCATCCCGGACCCGCAGACGGCATACGTGGACCAGTTCCGCGCCGAGAAGACGCTCATCATGAACTTCTCGATCGTCGACCCTTTCACCGACGAGCCCTACGAGCGCGACCCGCGGCAGATCGCGCGCAAGGCGGAGGAGCACCTGGCCTCGACCGGCATCGCGGACACCGCCTTCTTCGGCGCCGAGGCGGAGTTCTACGTCTTCGACGACGTGCGCTTCGCGACCGGGCCGAGCGGAGGTTACTACCACATCGACTCGATCGAGGCGGCGTGGAACACCGGTCGCTCGGAGGACGGCGGCAACCGCGGTTACAAGCCCCGCTTCAAGGGGGGCTACTTCCCGGTGCCGCCGGTGGACCACTTCGCCGACATCCGCGACCGGATGGTGCTAGACCTGGCGACCGTGGGGCTCGACGTCGAGCGCGCGCACCACGAGGTCGGCACTGCCGGGCAGCAGGAGATCAACTACAAGTTCAACACCCTGCTCCACTCCGGCGACGACATGATGAAGTTCAAGTACGTCATCAAGAACAGCGCCTGGGCCGCCGGCAAGACCGCGACCTTCATGCCCAAGCCGCTCTTCGGTGACAACGGCTCGGGGATGCACACCCACCAGAGCCTGTGGAAGGACGGCGAGCCGCTGTTCTACGACGAGAACGGCTACGGCGGCCTGTCCGACATCGCCCGGTGGTACATCGGTGGTCTGCTGCAGCACGGCCCGGCACTGCTGGCCTTCACCAACCCGTCGCTGAACTCCTACCACCGCCTGGTGCCCGGCTTCGAGGCGCCGATCAACCTGGTCTACTCGGCCCGGAACCGGTCGGCCTGCGTCCGCATCCCGATCACCGGGTCCTCGGCCAAGGCCAAGCGCGTGGAGTACCGCGTGCCGGACCCGTCGGCGAACCCCTACCTGGCCTTCTCCGCCCAGCTGATGGCCGGCCTGGACGGGATCAAGAACCGCATCGAGCCGCCGGAGCCGGTCGACAAGGACCTCTACGAGCTGCCGCCGGAGGACTTGGCCGACATCGCGCAGCTGCCGACGTCGCTGCCGGAGGTGCTCGACGCGCTCGAGGACGACCACGCCTTCCTCACCGAGGGCGAGGTCTTCACCGAGGACCTGCTCGGCGCCTGGGTCGACTACAAGCGGGCCAACGAGATCACGCCGATGCGCCTGCGTCCGCACCCGCACGAGTTCGAGCTGTACTTCGACATCTGA
- a CDS encoding DUF4191 domain-containing protein translates to MSSATTEPEPKKRRFGRNRKPKDPNKPGRLAQVRQVFSMTRKADPSAVWWMVLAALAVLVVALLVGLWLDQVVYLMIIGVPLALLAAVVILGRRAERAAFTQIEGQPGASAAVLQQLRRGWYYDQEPVAAEAGGQVRGMRDLNNAAMVFRAVGRPGVVLISEGPRGSAQRLVKAEERKVARVVGGEVPVHTITVGNGEGQTPLRSVVKTIKRFDKALTNDEALVVQQRMKALGNRNKPAVPAGMDPTRPPRASRRALRGR, encoded by the coding sequence ATGTCGAGCGCCACCACCGAGCCCGAGCCGAAGAAGCGCCGCTTCGGCCGCAACCGCAAGCCGAAGGACCCGAACAAGCCCGGTCGCTTGGCGCAGGTGCGCCAGGTCTTCTCGATGACCCGCAAGGCCGACCCGTCGGCCGTGTGGTGGATGGTGCTCGCCGCGCTCGCGGTGCTCGTCGTGGCACTGCTCGTCGGGCTGTGGCTGGACCAGGTGGTCTACCTCATGATCATCGGTGTGCCGCTGGCGCTGCTCGCGGCTGTCGTCATCCTCGGCCGTCGCGCTGAGCGCGCCGCCTTCACCCAGATCGAGGGTCAGCCCGGCGCGTCCGCGGCGGTGCTGCAGCAGCTGCGCCGCGGGTGGTACTACGACCAGGAGCCGGTGGCCGCCGAGGCGGGCGGCCAGGTGCGCGGTATGCGCGACCTCAACAACGCGGCGATGGTCTTCCGCGCGGTCGGCCGCCCCGGCGTCGTCCTCATCTCCGAGGGGCCACGGGGCTCCGCACAGCGGCTGGTCAAGGCCGAGGAGCGCAAGGTGGCCCGGGTGGTCGGGGGCGAGGTGCCGGTGCACACCATCACGGTGGGCAACGGCGAGGGGCAGACCCCGCTGCGCTCGGTGGTCAAGACCATCAAGCGCTTCGACAAGGCGCTCACCAACGACGAGGCGCTCGTCGTGCAGCAGCGCATGAAGGCGCTGGGCAACCGCAACAAGCCGGCGGTCCCGGCGGGCATGGACCCGACGCGGCCGCCGCGTGCGAGCCGCCGCGCGCTTCGCGGGCGCTGA
- a CDS encoding ABC transporter permease subunit, producing MRLTVVEVRRLLWRRIPALAVLAAVIISVIALIGVHGQARQIAQARAGADVALEQAIADWEENGEQYLQECLQGQEDERRAAGDASVDWGCDQMEAPSAEQWYGELPPVGEQYTELLAIAVYPLLLLALAVGSTGVAAEFGHRTMGSFLTFVPRRAPVFGAKVLAGALLSVPVVAVCLVALVLGVPAVYRLTGNDPSILADGVLPSFWMSVRILGLGLAAGALGAAAAFVLRHSALVIGLLVGYLMVVEGLLSSLLPGISRFSVGRNVEAVVRDGVEWITYTNCREVEGCREVTQQLSLGQGVLTLSVVLVVVLGLGLLRFLRSDID from the coding sequence ATGCGGCTCACGGTCGTCGAGGTGCGGCGCCTGCTGTGGCGTCGTATCCCCGCGCTGGCGGTCCTGGCCGCGGTGATCATCTCCGTGATCGCCCTCATCGGCGTGCACGGCCAGGCGCGGCAGATCGCGCAGGCCCGGGCGGGCGCCGACGTGGCGCTGGAGCAGGCCATCGCGGACTGGGAGGAGAACGGTGAGCAGTACCTGCAGGAGTGCCTGCAGGGGCAGGAGGACGAGCGTCGTGCCGCCGGGGACGCGAGCGTGGACTGGGGCTGCGACCAGATGGAGGCGCCTTCGGCGGAGCAGTGGTACGGCGAGCTCCCGCCCGTCGGGGAGCAATACACCGAGCTGCTCGCCATCGCCGTCTACCCGCTGCTGCTGCTCGCTCTGGCCGTCGGGTCGACCGGCGTGGCCGCCGAGTTCGGTCACCGCACCATGGGGTCCTTCCTCACCTTCGTCCCCCGCCGGGCCCCGGTCTTCGGCGCCAAGGTCCTCGCCGGTGCCCTGCTGTCGGTGCCGGTCGTCGCGGTATGCCTGGTCGCGCTGGTCCTGGGCGTCCCGGCGGTCTACCGCCTCACCGGCAACGACCCGAGCATCCTGGCCGACGGCGTCCTGCCCTCGTTCTGGATGTCGGTGCGCATCCTGGGTCTCGGTCTGGCCGCCGGGGCCCTCGGCGCGGCCGCCGCCTTCGTCCTGCGGCACAGCGCCCTGGTCATCGGGCTCCTGGTGGGCTACCTCATGGTGGTCGAGGGGTTGCTGAGCAGCCTGCTGCCCGGCATCAGCCGCTTCTCCGTCGGGCGCAACGTCGAGGCGGTCGTGCGCGACGGGGTCGAGTGGATCACCTACACCAACTGCCGGGAGGTCGAGGGATGCCGCGAGGTGACGCAGCAGCTCAGCCTGGGGCAGGGCGTCCTCACTCTCTCGGTCGTCCTCGTGGTCGTCCTGGGGCTGGGTCTGCTGCGCTTCCTGCGCTCCGACATCGACTGA
- a CDS encoding ABC transporter ATP-binding protein, producing the protein MSVPHVALTDEGPAVTTRGLRKTYRTVRGRRVAVHGLDMDVPAGGVHGFLGPNGSGKTTTIRMLLGLVRPDRGDVQIFGTPVPRQLPQVVDRVGAIVESPKFFPTFTGARNLALLAQAIGTPQSRVGEVLDEVGLGSRGRDTFTSYSLGMKQRLAIAATLLKSPDLLIFDEPTNGLDPAGIHEIRRTMRRLADEGRTVLVSSHILSEVEQIADTVTIIGRGRVLAQGSVAGLIGGGGESVEVGVRHPGAAARLLRDAGFTVDWRALPQGEDAAEALARADGSQESGLLTVTGAQPAEITRLLAGQGLWVERLVPSRRGLEQIFLELTGDDALASTRDERGGAA; encoded by the coding sequence TTGAGCGTGCCGCACGTCGCCCTCACCGACGAGGGCCCCGCGGTGACCACCCGTGGGCTGCGCAAGACCTACCGGACCGTGCGAGGACGCCGGGTGGCGGTGCACGGGCTGGACATGGACGTGCCCGCGGGCGGGGTGCACGGCTTCCTCGGGCCGAACGGCTCGGGCAAGACCACGACCATCCGGATGCTGCTGGGGCTGGTGCGGCCCGACCGCGGCGACGTGCAGATCTTCGGCACACCGGTGCCGCGGCAGCTGCCACAGGTGGTCGACCGGGTGGGGGCCATCGTCGAGTCGCCGAAGTTCTTCCCCACGTTCACCGGGGCGCGCAACCTGGCGCTGCTCGCCCAGGCCATCGGCACCCCGCAGAGCCGGGTCGGTGAGGTCCTCGACGAGGTCGGGCTGGGCTCCCGCGGGCGCGACACCTTCACGTCCTACTCGCTGGGCATGAAGCAGCGGCTGGCCATCGCGGCCACCCTGCTCAAGTCGCCGGACCTGCTCATCTTCGACGAGCCCACCAACGGGCTGGACCCGGCGGGCATCCACGAGATCCGCCGGACCATGCGCCGCCTCGCCGACGAGGGCCGCACCGTGCTCGTGAGCAGCCACATCCTGTCCGAGGTCGAGCAGATCGCCGACACGGTCACCATCATCGGGCGTGGCCGGGTGCTGGCGCAGGGCTCGGTGGCCGGACTGATCGGCGGGGGCGGGGAGAGCGTCGAGGTCGGGGTGAGACACCCCGGCGCCGCCGCCCGCCTCCTGCGTGACGCCGGCTTCACCGTGGACTGGCGGGCGCTCCCGCAGGGCGAGGACGCCGCCGAGGCGCTGGCCCGGGCCGACGGCTCGCAGGAGTCCGGTCTGCTCACCGTCACCGGCGCCCAGCCGGCCGAGATCACCCGGCTGCTGGCCGGCCAGGGGCTGTGGGTCGAGCGGCTCGTGCCGAGCCGTCGCGGGTTGGAGCAGATCTTCCTCGAGCTGACCGGGGACGATGCGCTCGCCAGCACCAGGGACGAGCGGGGAGGAGCGGCGTGA